A region of Vitis vinifera cultivar Pinot Noir 40024 chromosome 13, ASM3070453v1 DNA encodes the following proteins:
- the LOC132254978 gene encoding uncharacterized protein LOC132254978, with translation MHDTSLTRGNLASFQGDSWIGNDVVDAFCRMLQFDDESRTKLFLSPYIADMVIRSNAKYLTHDAIVARFDPYMYAFDGSYQHVTQVYLPVLFKNHWTLYVYDLHNKRIQLLDSRPGRKRSCMTGIQQKLAKVVLMLVADKKEMVAVDLNMYSFVMPDVPCQPNDNDCGVFIMKFMDNWSNGGLSKSIDVAKMKKYRLKLLGRLLLSSHNAHRHRFMAV, from the exons ATGCACGACACAAGTTTAACCAGAGGCAACCTCGCGTCTTTCCAGGGAGACTCTTGGATTGGCAATGAt GTCGTGGATGCATTTTGCCGAATGTTGCAATTCGATGATGAATCAAGGACAAAACTATTTCTCTCCCCATACATAGCT GACATGGTGATTCGTTCCAATGCAAAATATTTGACGCACGATGCAATTGTTGCGCGTTTTGATCCATATATGTATGCCTTTGATGGTTCGTATCAGCATGTTACTCAG GTCTACTTACCGGtcctttttaaaaaccattGGACACTTTATGTCTATGACTTGCATAATAAGCGAATCCAGCTCCTGGATTCTCGGCCTGGACGAAAAAGGAGTTGTATGACTGGAATACAACAAAAATTG GCCAAAGTTGTTCTAATGCTTGTTGCCGACAAGAAAGAAATGGTTGCTGTAGACTTGAACATGTACAGTTTTGTCATGCCAGACGTACCATGCCAACCAAATGA CAATGACTGCGGcgtttttattatgaaattcatGGACAACTGGTCCAATGGGGGACTCTCCAAATCGATCGATGTG GCCAAGATGAAGAAGTATAGATTGAAGCTACTGGGCAGATTATTGCTTTCATCACATAATGCGCATCGGCATCGATTCATGGCAGTTTGA